AAGCATGCGCTAGACCCGCAGGCGAGGCCTGCAGATTGCTGATCACCGCCTCGCGCAGTCCGTCGTATTCGGGATAAACGGCAATTTGATCAGCCGGAAAGGTCCGTAGCGCCTCAGCAACCGCCGGGCTGGGACCGATGGTGTTCTCGTTGAAATCAAGCCGGAGCAAACCACGGCGTCCCTCCAGTGGTGCGCTGTAACCCCTAAGGCGCTCAACCTCAGGGCGTGCTGAAGGCGAGGGAGTCGCTGCGGTCATGCCAATCAACCTTGCCCACGAAGGTCAATCCACAAGCTATCGACATCCCTCTCATCCCAACAGTGGTGGATTCACGCCGATGATGGGAAGACTGCAGTGACCGGTCTGATGCCAACCACCTCTAGCGCATCCTCCACAACCGACACATTCGCCGAGTTCGCTGAACACGTCGATTACTCCTTGCTGAGCCAACTCAGAGCGGACCCCGAGGCCCGTGTGAACGGGCATGACCATCAGGCACGTCAGGTGAAATCGGGGCACTACGTACCGGTCACGCCAACGCCTCTGCCAACCCCGGAATACGTGGCACACAGCGACGAATTATTCGATGAGCTGGGACTCAGCCATAGCTTGGCCGAGGATGACGGCTTCCGACGGTTGTTCTCCGGCGACATCAGCGTGAACCGCGGGGAGATGCTCCCTTATGGGTGGGCCACCGGCTATGCCTTGTCGATCTACGGCACCGAATACGATCAGCAATGTCCGTTCGGCAATGGCAACGGATACGGCGATGGTCGAGCCGTCTCCGTGTTCGAAGGTCTTTTCCGAGGACGCCGCTGGGAAATGCAACTGAAGGGCGGCGGACCGACGCCCTATTGCAGAGGTGCTGATGGTCGAGCCGTGCTGCGCTCCAGTGTGCGCGAGTTTCTGGCCCAGGAATTCATGCATGCACTCGGAGTTCCCACATCACGCTCCCTGACGCTGTACGTCTCCCATGCCGAGAGTGTGCGTCGCCCCTGGTATTCAGATCAATCTCAATCCATGGATCCCGATGTGCTGATCGAGAACCCTGCAGCGATCACCACGCGCGTGGCGCCATCCTTCCTGCGAGTGGGTCAGCTCGAGCTCTTCGCGCGGCGCGTCCGCAGAGAAGCTCATCCACAGGCGCTACAGGAACTGCAGATGATCGTGCAGCACCTGATCGATCGGAACTACCGCACCGAGATTGATGAGTCTCTGAGCTTCCCTGAGCAGGTGGTGCAGCTCGCAACGTTGTTCCGAGCACGATTGATCACCCTGATATCCCACTGGATGCGAGTGGGCTATTGCCAAGGCAACTTCAACAGCGACAACTGTGCCGCCGGCGGCTTCACCCTTGACTACGGACCATTTGGCTTCTGCGAACTTTTCGACCCCCGCTTTCAGCCCTGGACCGGAGGCGGAATTCATTTCTCCTTTTTCAATCAGCCGAAGGCGGCAGAAACCAATTACCGGATGTTCTGGTCAGCCCTCAAAACGCTGCTCAAGGATCACCCGTCAGAAACGGCTCGTCTGGATGAGCTGCTGGCCAGCTTCGGCGATGCCATGCAGCAAGAACTGGATGCCATGTGGGCTCGGAAGCTTGGCCTGGCCAGCCATGAACCTGAGCTGATTGGAGAGCTTCTGCAGCTGCTGGTGGCGTCGAAGGCGGACTACACGGTTGCCTTCCGTGAATTATCGGCACTGCCGGAAAACGTCACACCTCTGAAACGGGGTTTTTACCAACCCAGCGATGAACAACTCGACAACAAGTGGAACGCATGGCTTCAGCGCTGGCATCTGCAACTTGCCGGCAATGGCGAACGAGGGGAGATCACAGCCTCAATGAGTCGCACCAATCCCGCCATCACCTGGCGCGAATGGCTGATCGCCCCTGCGTACGAACAGGCAGCTCGGGGCGACTACGGTCACGTGCGCGAATTGCAGACAGTGTTCCGTCATCCCTATGAGCCGCTTTCGCCAGAACTCGCAGTTCGTTACGACCAATTAAGGCCTAAGGAGTTCTTCGGCGCTGGGGGCATCTCTCACTACAGCTGCTCCTCCTAGACGAGCACCTAGGAACCAATCTCACAACCCGGGCAAGGCAGACCCAGCCGCCGCACGAGCACTTGGCCGCACAAGCTGATCAACATCGCTGCGCAGACATTGCGGCAAGACCATCAACTCCACTTGTTTCGATGACTCAGTGACGTCGCACTACAACCATTCAGCCCAGGAATGCTTCAGCCAGCACCCGACCAAAAGATTATTCATGGGCAATACATCAACAAAGGGTTGCAATAACAAATCTTGCATGCAAGCATTTTAAAGTGCAGTGATACCGAAATGGTCCTATCAAGCAACCCGCAAATTTCCAAAGTATTAATGCAAATCACCTGGGTCATTGGTGGCATTGGATTATGGAATGGCTTTAACGCTCTTGGCGCCGGAAATATAGATTCAGCCACCCAATGGATTGCAGGATGGTCTGTCGGAGGCGTTGGCCTGGTTTCATTTGTGCGCCATGCAATATTCCACCGCAGCGATGCATTACGCATGGGATGGGATTACGGCACCCGTAACGACTTTCAACTTGAAGTTGGCTTCGCGAATCTCGCATGGGGAGTAGTCGCTTTCGCCGGACTCGCACAAGGCTGGGGGACCCAAGCCCTTGGGTCCCTGATTCTTCTTGTGGGAATCTATATGCTGCAAGCGGCCGTCTTGCATTTACTCGAATTAAGAACAGCCAAACAACCTCGATATACCAGCAAAGTTATCAACATTAGCTACGCACTTTTCACACTTTATTTCGGCATTAATGCCCTTTCCTCCTGACGCCAGACCTACCAAAAACGAGCACTAATGGGCTAAATAAATGCGCACATTCTTTCCATGCCGAATGCGACACAAGATCAAAGCCATAAACTTAAACATCAGATTCGGTCCTCTCCACCACCCTTGAGCAAGTGAGGCATTTCATCAAGCTCCTACAGAGCAAAAGATACCGTCAGATGAATGCCAAAAGATTGGCAAGAACCATGGCAACCTCCCGGCATCAACTCACTGACTCCAACTGAGCCAATACTGCCGCCATTTGCACACCATTAAGGCCTGCACTCAAAGACAACAACAACAGCACCCGAGCTTTCTGAGGATTCAGGCTGCCGGCAGGCAGCGTTCCACAACGTTCATCTTCAGGCGAGCGATGCACAGGACCTGATCCACAACGGCTGGCCCGCAGCATCAATGGCCGCGGACCCGACCAAGTCTCAAGCACGTCACGTTCCACGGCCGAGAGCTGACCGGCGCCGGTGCCGGTAAACACCAGGCCCTGAATTCTTGCCTTCAGCATCGCAGTGAGCATGCTCGACTCGGGCTCCACACAGCCATAGAGGATGGCCACCCTGGGCCATTGCCCAGGCAAGGTGAGGCCTGCGAACGGAGCCTCTCGCGCTTCACTCACCAGAGGCAAATGAACGCCGGCGTCATCAACCCAGCCCAACGGCCCAGTGCCTGGACTGGCAAACGCCCCTACCCCCTGTGTCGCCACCTTGGTCACCTTGCGTGCCGCATGGATCCATCCATCCATCACCACCAGCACTCCCTGACCGCGGGATTGCGGAGCACTGGCCACCTGAACGGCCTGAAACAGATTGAGCGGGCCATCCGCACTGAGTGCCGTTGCCGGCCGCATCGCCCCACCTAGCACCACCGGCCGCGGGTCATCGATCAGCAACTGCAGCAGCCAGGCTGTTTCCTCCAAGGTGTTGGTGCCGTGGCTGATCACAACACCAGCGAGATCGGCATCAGCTGCAAAGGCTGAACGCACATGGGTGACGAGCGCCTGCCAATGGGCGAAGGTCAGGTCCGCACTGTCGACGTTGGCAATCTGCTCCACCTGAATCTCAGCGAGCTGTTGCAGCTGGGGCACCGATTGCAGCAACTGCTCAGCGTGGATGACGCCTGCTGAGTAGTTGTTCAGAGCGGTGACATCTTTCGCCCTTCCTGCGATTGTGCCACCGGTGGCGAGCAACAAGAGCCGAGGCATGAAGGCACCACTCTCCAAGGAACCGCTCACATCCGCTCCAAGGTGTTGATGCCGAGCAGACCGAGTCCGGTTTTGAGCGTGTCGGCAGTGAGGCGACAGAGGGCCAGCCGTGACGGCAACGCCTTAGGCCCGGCCTTAAGCACCGGCACCTGGTCGTAAAAGCGATTGAACACCTGGCTGAGCTCAAACAGATAGCTGCAGAGCCGATTGGGGAGCAACTCCTCCTCCACCTCGGCAACCACTGCATCGAACTTGAGAAGTTCACGCACAAGAGCCCATTCCTGAGGCTCACTGAACTGCAGCTGAGTAGTCGATCGATCCAGGTCGCCTCCCTTGCGGGCGATACCGGAGATGCGCACCAGCGCATAGAGCAGATAGGGAGCCGTGTTTCCCTGCAGGGCCAGCATCCGATCAAACGAAAACTGGTAGTTGGTGATCCGGTTCTGACTGAGGTCGGCGTATTTCACCGCCGCAAGGCCGACGGTGCCGGCTACATGGTTGATGAAGTCTTCGGGTTCCTGCCGCTCCTCCTCCTTGAGACGCGAACGCAGATCCGCTTCAGCGCGCTCCACCGCTCCATCCAGCAGATCGCGGAGTCGCACGGTGTCACCGGCCCGAGTCTTGAGCTTCTTGCCGTCTTCTCCCTGCACCAATCCGAAGGGCACATGCTCCAGGCGGGCACCGTCGGGAATCCAGCCCGCCCGTTGCGCCACCTGAAAAACCCCAGCAAAATGGTTGGCCTGGCCGGCATCCGTCACATAGATCACCCGGCGAGCCGAATCCCCATCGGGAGCGGCCGCGAACCGGTAGCGAATCGCCGCCAGGTCGGTGGTGGCGTAATTAAAACCGCCATCGCTTTTCTGCACGATCACCGGCAGCGGTTTGCCGTCCTTACCGCTGACCCCTTCCAGGAAGACGCACTCTGCCCCATCGTCGGTGACCAGCAGACCGACTTGCTTCAGCCCATCGATCACCCCTGGCAGGAAGGGGTTGTAGAACGACTCTCCCCGCTCACTCAGGCGAATATCAAGCCGGTCATAGATCTTCTGGAACTCGCGCCGCGACTGGTCACAGAGCAGCCCCCAGGCCTTGAGCGAAAGAGGATCGCCTCCCTGGAGCTTGACCACCTCCTCCCGGGATGTGATCTGGAAGTCCTCGTCATCATCAAAACGCTTCTTGGCTTCGCGATAGAACGCCACCAGATCACCGAGATCCACTGCATCGGCTGTCTCCAGAGCCTCAGGTGCAACCTGCTTCAGATGGGTGATCAGCATCCCGAACTGGGTCCCCCAATCACCCACATGGTTGAGGCGGAGCACCCGATGACCGCGAAACTCGAGAACACGCGCCAGTGAGTCGCCGATGATCGTGGAGCGCAGATGGCCCACGTGCATCTCCTTGGCGATGTTGGGACTGGAGAAGTCGACCACCACCGGCGCTGCATCCTTCACCGATGGAACGCCCAACCGCGCATCACCTAGCCGGGAGGCCAGCTCAGCAGCAAGACACTCGGGCCGGATGGTGAGGTTGATGAAGCCTGGACCGGCGATCTGAGGTTCAAGACAAAGGTCGGTGAAAGCAGCGTCGTTCTTGAGCTGCTCCACAATCGCTGCAGCGATCTGACGCGGGGCCTGCTTGAGCGGTTTGGCCAGGGCCAGGGCTCCATTGGCCTGAAAATCTCCGAATTCGGGCTTGCTCGCAGGAACAAGCTGGGGATCCAACGCGCGCCCGGCCTGCTGAGCCTCCGCAGCGGCCTCCGGGAAAGCCCGGTCCATGGCTGCACGCAACTGTTGATCCAGGGAATGGGCGATGCGCAGCATGAACGGATCAACGGGCTTGGCAAGCCCTGATCATCCCCCGGCAGGTGCGAAACGCATACTCAGATCCAGCCAGCGACTGCGCGTGACCGGCGCACTGGTGGAGATCAGATCGATTCCTGTGGCGGCATAGGCGCGTAAATCCCCTGGCTGAATTCCAGAGGCTTCAAGAATCACAGCCCTGGAGGCAGTTCGTTCAACGGCCAGCTGGCGCAACCTGGGCACCAGGCTACTCAGCTGCTCAGGCGTGAACTCATCCAACAGCACACCATCGGCTCCGGCAATCACGGCCTCCGAGGCTTCTTGCTCGCTTTCCGCTTCCACAATCACCCTCGCCGGCCATGGAGCTGAAGCCCGCACAGCTGCAATCGCAGCTTCAATGCCACCCGCCCAGGCCAGATGGTTTTCCTTGAGCATGGCGGCATCGTCCAGACCGAGTCGATGATTGACACCCCCGCCCATGCGCACGGCGTACTTCTCAAGTTCGCGCAGTCCAGGCGTGGTCTTGCGGGTGTCAGCCAGGCGCACACCGGTTCCCTTCAGTTCTCTCACCAGTGCCGCTGTGGCCGTGGCGATGCCAGAGAGACGCATCGCCAAATTCAGCGCCGTCCGTTCAGCACCCACCAGAGCAGAGGCCTGGCCGTCGAAACGGATCAGCGTGTCCCCGGACTGCACCGCAGCACCCTCGGCAACCAGACACTCCACCTCAAGCTTGGGATCCAACAGGCGAAACAAGCGCAGAGCAAGGCTGCCACCGCAGAACACTCCTTCCTGCTTGGCGATCCAGCTCGCCTGAGCCCGCCGTCCACTCAGGGCCGGCGCGGTGAGATCACCGCGGCCAAGGTCCTCAGCCAGCCAGTCCTGGAGTTGCGCCTGAAGACGGGGGGTCGTTAGGGGCTGCTCAACGTTCATCACTCCGGAATCGCCCGCTCAACCGACTGGATCCATCATGCGGGCACGAGTGTTTGGACCTGTCCCGCAGCGCTTCATTTGCCGATGCAAAAGCGGGAAAAAATACGATCCAGCACCGATTCGGTGAGCTCTTCCCCCGTGATCTCGCCGAGGCTGTGAATGGCCTCACGCAGGTCAATCGTCCAGAAATCCCAGGGCAATCCATCCGCGGCAACCTGCTCACTGCGATCAAGGGCAGCGGCCGCCACAGTTGCCAGGTCAACCTGTCGTTGGTTGAGCGCCAGCAACAGAGAGCCGTCGCTGAGTGCGCCACAACGCTCCAGAAGCGCCTGCACCAGCTGCGCTTCCCCCACCCCTGTCACAGCGGACAGATGGACATCGGCGGGAACCGCAGCATCGCTGAGATCAGCCTTGTTTCCCACCAGCAGATGGGGCACATCCGCAGGGATCTGTTCACGCAGAACCTGATCCTCAGCGGTCCAGCCGTCAGCGAGATCAAACAGAAGCACGACCAGGTCGGCACTGGCCAAAGCGTCGTGGCTTCGGGCGATGCCCAACTGCTCAACGGCATCATTGGTGCTGCGGATACCGGCGGTATCGAGCAGCGTGATCGGAACGCCCTCCAGCACGATTTCGCTTTCCAGCAGGTCTCTTGTGGTTCCAGGCAGATCGGTGACGATGGCTCGCTCGCGCCGACTGAGCAGATTCAGAAGTGAGCTCTTGCCCACGTTCGGTCTGCCGACGAGCGCCACCCGCAGCCCCTGACGCAAGGCGACACTGCGCTCCCCATCCGCCACAAGTTGCAGCAACTCGTCGCGTACTGACTGCAAGACCTTCAGTAAGGCCGGGCCATCGAGAGCAGGCAGATCCTCCTCAAAATCAACCCTGGCCTCCAACTCACTGAGCTGATCCAGCAGACGTTCGCGCAACATCTGGATTCGACGCTGAATGCCGCCATCCACGCCTGCCATCGCCAGCTGCGCAGCTCGCTGGCTGCGTGCGGCCACCAGATCACCGATCGCCTCAGCACGCGTGAGATCGAGGCGCCCGTTCAGGACAGCTCTCTGACTGAATTCACCGGGCAATGCTCGGCGAATCCCAGGCTGTTCGAGCACACGGGCCATGACCCGCTGCACAGCCATCACTCCGCCATGGCAATGGATTTCCACCACGTCTTCAGCGGTGAAACTGCGTGGCGCCTTCATCACAAGCACCAACACCTCATCGAGTCGCTCCATTCCATCGGCTGCCATCACGTGGCCGTAAAGCACCCGATGGCTCTCCCACAGCTGTGTGCCCGGGAAGCAGGTGATCTCGCTCACCGCCCGTTGAGCGTCAGGGCCGGACAGTCGAATCACCGCGATGCCGCCCTGCCCGGGGGCCACTGCCGTGGCCACTGCAGCAATCGTTTGCCTCTCCAGGTTGATCTCCTGCATCGCAGTGCTGCAACAGCCCCGAGCCCACTCCCTACGATCACATCCTCAATGCCATGCGAGAACCGCCGACACTCCGATGGGCCGGATGCTGAGAAAGGCACATCAACGCCTGCAGAAAGGGCTGCAATGGATCTGGCAACAGGAAGGCACTCCAGGACAGCGGGCCCGTGGGCTTGCTGCCGGCATCTTCTGCGGCTGCTTTCCGATCTTCGGTTTGCAGACACTGGTGGGAATCGCTCTGGCCAGTGTGGTGCGTGGGAACCATCTGTTGGCGGCCGCCGGCACCTGGATCAGCAATCCCTTCACCTACCTGCCGCTCTATTGGTTCAACTACCGGATCGGGGCTCTGCTGCTCGGCCCCGGCCGCGAATGGCCAGGCTTCGATGCCCTGCACCAGGAGGGCTTCAACCAACTGGGCTGGAGCGTGATCAGCCGCTTGCTGCTGGGCTCCAGCATCACTGGTGCCGTCTGCTCGGCACTGGGCTGGTGGCTAAGCCTGAATTGGCTCCTACAGCAACAACGCAAACGCTGTGGGCAGTCGCGCTCGAAGTCAGGTACCGCTGCTGCGGGCGATATCAATCACATCCGCCATTGAACGGATCTGGTGCATGGTGCGCTGCAGCTGCTCGGCACTGGCCAGCTCCAAACGCAGATCAATGCGTGCTGGCTTTCCATAGCTGGTCTTCACACGGGCATCACTGACGTTGATGCGTCCATCAGAGAGGCGCATCAGGATGTCCTTGAGAATCCCGACACGGTCGATCACCTCAATCCGCAGCTGCGCGGGGAAACGTTGGCTTCTTGCCGCCAAAGCGGGATTCCAGCGCACAGGCAATCGCCGTTCGCTTGGAATCGCCTCCACATTGGAGCAGTCCTGGCGATGCACGGTGATGCCATGGTTGCCGAGGGCTACCGTGCCCAGAATCGCCTCGCCGGGAAGAGGGCTGCAACAACCACCGAGGCGGTAGTCGAGACCCTCCACACCAAGGATGGGATCCTGCTGATCAGGGCTGGAGCGGGGGGTGCCGGTTTCAGCCTGCTGCACAAGCTGGCGGGCGACGTCTTCGTTACTGAGCGGTGGCTCCTCGATGGTGGCCTGCAGGCGGATCTCCTCTCGCAGACGGTTGAGCACCTGATGCAGGGTGACGGCTCCGAAGCCGAGGGCCGCAAGCAGATCCTCGGTGCTGAGCAGGTTGCAGCGCTCGGCCACACGCGTCATGGCATCACTGCTGAGCAGAGCATCAAAACCGCTGCGTCCCAGCTCCCGTTCGAGCAGATCCTTGCCCCGCTCAACCGTTTCATCCCGATGACTGCGTTTGTACCACTGGCGGATGCGATTACGCGCCGTGGGCGTCGCCACGAAATTGAGCCAATCAAGACTGGGGTGTGCCGTCTTGCTCGTGAGCACATTCACAAAATCACCGTTCTGGAGCGGCGTCGACAGGGGAGAAAGTCGATCGTTGATGCGCACGCCATGGCAGTGATTACCCACTTCCGAGTGGATGCGATAGGCAAAATCCACAGCCGTCGACCCTTTGCGCAAACCCAGAACGTCGCCTTTGGGCGTGAACACGAACACCTCTTCATCGAAGAGATCTTCCTTGATCGAAGCGAGGTAGTCATTGTGATCATCAGCTCCCCCCTCCTGCTGCCAATCAACAAGTTGCCGCAACCAGTTGAAGCGTTCAGTGTCTCCGCCGGCAGCGGGTGAGCCGCCCTCTTTGTATTTCCAGTGCGCGGCAATTCCGAACTCCGCCACCCGGTGCATATCCAGCGTTCGGATCTGTACTTCGATCGGACGGTGACGTCCGATGACAGCCGTATGCAACGACTGATAACCATTGGGCTTGGGCAGACCGATGTAGTCCTTGAAGCGCCCGGGAATGGGACGGAAGGTGTCGTGAACAACCGCAAGAGCCCGATAGCAGGCTTCAACACTGGGGGTAAGGATCCGCAGGGCCGCCACGTCGTAAATCTCGTGGAAGGCTTTTTGCTGACGCTGCATCTTGGTCCAGATACCGAAGAGGTGCTTGGGCCGACCGCTCACCTCACAGTTCTCAAGCCCGACAGCCGCCAGGCGATCACTGAGCAACTGCACGGTGACCCCCAGACGTTCCTCCCGCTCGCTGCGCTTGGTCGCGACTTCCTGCTGAATCTCCCTGAAGGCATCCGGCTCAAGCAATTTGAAGGACAGATCCTCCAGCTCCCACTTGAAGCGACCGATGCCAAGACGGTTGGCCAGAGGTGCATAAATCTCGCGGGTTTCCCGGGCAATGCGCTGGCGCTTTTCCTCGCGCAGCGCCCCCAGCGTGCGCATGTTGTGCAGTCGGTCGGCGAGCTTCACAAGCACCACGCGGATGTCGCTGGCCATCGCCAGGAACATCTTGCGCAGGTTTTCGGCCTGAGCCTCAGTGCGATTGGTGAAATGCAGCCCCCCAAGCTTGGTGACCCCCTCCACCAGCTCCCGGACCTCCGGTCCGAAATGACTCTCGAGCTGCTCCGGAGTGACATCGGTGTCCTCCACCACGTCGTGCAGAAAGCCTGCAGCGATCACGCTGGCGCTGGCACCGATATCCCTCAGCAGATCAGCCACCGCCACCGGATGAACGATGTAGGGGTCGCCGCTGGCGCGAAACTGGCCCTCGTGCAGCTGAAAAGCAAAATCAAAGGCCGCTGCAAGCAGAGCCTCTGAATCGGTGGGGCAGCTGTGACCGATCCCTGGCGGCACGTGGTCGATGCACTCACGCAACCAGGCAGGGAGGTCGATGCCGTAGTCGTCAGCCGAACGGATGGGCCTGTCCCTCAGAGCCACCAGACCGCAAGCCGGTGCAGCGGATCCATTCCGGATCTGCACTGCGACCGTCTCGGAGGTGGCGTTGAGCATCCGAACCGACAGGTGAATCCATGGTATGTAGCCATGAGCACCTGCGCTTCGATTGCCATGACAACCGCGCCAGCGACTGTCCTGGAGCTCGAACAATTCAGGCTCCGTTACCCGGGAAGCCAGGCCTGGACTCTCGATGGACTTGACCTGCGTCTGCATCCCGGCGAACGCCTGGCCCTGGTTGGCCCCTCCGGCTGCGGCAAGAGCACAGTGGCCAGGGCAGCGCTGCAACTGCTGCCCCCGGGCAGCAGTTGCGAGGGAGAACTAAGCCTGAATGGTCACGATCCCCGCAGCCTCAACTTGACCGATCTGAGGAGATTGCGCGGCGAGTCGGTGGGACTGGTGTTTCAGGATCCGATGACACGCCTGAATCCACTGATGACCGTGGGCGGTCATCTGATCGACACCCTGCGTGCCCACAGGCCGACCATGCACGAGACAGAACGTCTCAAGCGGGCCGAGGAGCTGCTGGAGCAGGTGGGCATCGGCGCTGCTCGCTTCCGCGCCTACCCCCACGAGTTCAGCGGCGGCATGCGTCAGCGCCTGGCCATTGCCCTGGCCATCGCACTGAGCCCCCCTCTGGTGATCGCGGACGAACCCACCACCAGCCTGGATGTAGCCGTGGCTGGTCAGGTAATGGCTGCTCTGAGAGCGCTGTGCCAGGAACTGGGCAGCGCTCTGTTACTGATCACTCACGATCTGGCCATGGCCAATCGCTGGTGCGAACGCATGGCTGTACTGGACGGTGGACGGGTCGTGGAGATCAACCGAAGCGACGTGGTCCTGACCTATCCCAGCTCCAGGGTGGGACAACGGCTGCTTGCCGCTGCCCGAGCACGAGAGGGAGGAAGCACCCCTGAAGCACCCGAGGCTGAAACGGTGCTGGCTGTGCAGGCACTGCGCTGCTGGCACAACCTGGGCGGTCCACCCTGGAATCCAACCTGGCTGAAAGCGGTGGACGGCATCAGCTTCCAGTTGCAAGCCGGCGAAACCCTTGGAGTGGTGGGAGGATCCGGCTGCGGCAAAAGCACCCTCTGCCGTGCCCTGATGGGACTGATGCCGATTCGTGGTGGCAGGGTGCAGTTACTCGGTCAGGATCTGCTCAGGCTGCGGGGACGTGAAGCGCGCCAGGCGCGGCGAACCATTCAGATGGTGTTCCAGGACCCTCTGGCTTGTCTGAATCCAGCCATGTCGGTGCTGGATGCCATCGTCGATCCACTGCGGATCCACAATCTGGCGTCACCGGCAGCAGCTCGGGAACAAGGCCGCCAGCTGCTGGAACGCGTGGGTCTTGGACCAGCCGATCGTTACCAGAATCGGCTTCCCCGCCAGCTTTCCGGGGGCCAGCAGCAACGGGTGGCCATCGCCCGCGCTCTGGCGCTGAAACCGAAGGTGCTGATCTGTGATGAAAGTGTGAGCATGCTCGATGCCGAAATCCAGGCGGAGGTTCTGGCACTGCTTCGGCAGCTGCAGCAGGAGCTTGGACTGGCCATGATTTTCATCACCCATGACCTTTCAGTGGCCGGTGGCTTCTGCCATCGACTGATCGTGCTCAACAAAGGACACGTCGTGGAGGAGGGACCCGGAGACCGGCTGCTGCATCAACCGCAGGCCGAGATCACGCGAACACTGGTCGAAGCCTGTCCTCGATTGCCAAGTTGAGGTCATGGCCCGAAGCCGAAGTGAAACGAGCGATCTTGAAAAAGCACGCAGGATTCGTTCATTGATCCACGATCAGGATTTACTCATCTGCCTCTACCCACATCTGTTTGCAGTGAAGCAAATGCTGCGACTTTCAGGGATGCGAAGCAAAAGAATCAGACGCTTTTATGACTCCAAAGCTGAAGCGATGATTTATCTGAAGAACGTCAAGTCCCCTCACTGGCTCCTCGTATCCGAGCAACTCAGTGACGGAAGCGGACTGGACTTGCTGCGTGAAAGCAAACGCTTCCCTAGCAGCCATCGCACCCTGCTCCTGATCAACCGTCCAGGCAAAAGCA
Above is a window of Synechococcus sp. BIOS-E4-1 DNA encoding:
- a CDS encoding ABC transporter ATP-binding protein — encoded protein: MTTAPATVLELEQFRLRYPGSQAWTLDGLDLRLHPGERLALVGPSGCGKSTVARAALQLLPPGSSCEGELSLNGHDPRSLNLTDLRRLRGESVGLVFQDPMTRLNPLMTVGGHLIDTLRAHRPTMHETERLKRAEELLEQVGIGAARFRAYPHEFSGGMRQRLAIALAIALSPPLVIADEPTTSLDVAVAGQVMAALRALCQELGSALLLITHDLAMANRWCERMAVLDGGRVVEINRSDVVLTYPSSRVGQRLLAAARAREGGSTPEAPEAETVLAVQALRCWHNLGGPPWNPTWLKAVDGISFQLQAGETLGVVGGSGCGKSTLCRALMGLMPIRGGRVQLLGQDLLRLRGREARQARRTIQMVFQDPLACLNPAMSVLDAIVDPLRIHNLASPAAAREQGRQLLERVGLGPADRYQNRLPRQLSGGQQQRVAIARALALKPKVLICDESVSMLDAEIQAEVLALLRQLQQELGLAMIFITHDLSVAGGFCHRLIVLNKGHVVEEGPGDRLLHQPQAEITRTLVEACPRLPS
- a CDS encoding bifunctional (p)ppGpp synthetase/guanosine-3',5'-bis(diphosphate) 3'-pyrophosphohydrolase — protein: MLNATSETVAVQIRNGSAAPACGLVALRDRPIRSADDYGIDLPAWLRECIDHVPPGIGHSCPTDSEALLAAAFDFAFQLHEGQFRASGDPYIVHPVAVADLLRDIGASASVIAAGFLHDVVEDTDVTPEQLESHFGPEVRELVEGVTKLGGLHFTNRTEAQAENLRKMFLAMASDIRVVLVKLADRLHNMRTLGALREEKRQRIARETREIYAPLANRLGIGRFKWELEDLSFKLLEPDAFREIQQEVATKRSEREERLGVTVQLLSDRLAAVGLENCEVSGRPKHLFGIWTKMQRQQKAFHEIYDVAALRILTPSVEACYRALAVVHDTFRPIPGRFKDYIGLPKPNGYQSLHTAVIGRHRPIEVQIRTLDMHRVAEFGIAAHWKYKEGGSPAAGGDTERFNWLRQLVDWQQEGGADDHNDYLASIKEDLFDEEVFVFTPKGDVLGLRKGSTAVDFAYRIHSEVGNHCHGVRINDRLSPLSTPLQNGDFVNVLTSKTAHPSLDWLNFVATPTARNRIRQWYKRSHRDETVERGKDLLERELGRSGFDALLSSDAMTRVAERCNLLSTEDLLAALGFGAVTLHQVLNRLREEIRLQATIEEPPLSNEDVARQLVQQAETGTPRSSPDQQDPILGVEGLDYRLGGCCSPLPGEAILGTVALGNHGITVHRQDCSNVEAIPSERRLPVRWNPALAARSQRFPAQLRIEVIDRVGILKDILMRLSDGRINVSDARVKTSYGKPARIDLRLELASAEQLQRTMHQIRSMADVIDIARSSGT